CTCCAGAAGCTCAAGGTCGATTGCCAGTATCCGGTCCCGACTATCGAGGAGTAATACTGCCTCGGGACTATCCTTGGATTCAATCCCCAAGCGCCCCGTCGTTATCAACTTCCACGGCGGCGGGTTCGTGGTCGGCGAAGGCACAGACGACTCGCGGTGGTGCTCAGCCGTTGCCAAATCCTTGAATGCCGTCGTGTTCTCTGTGAGCTACCGCCTGGCTCCAGGGTATCCTTTTCCCAACGCCGTAGAAGACTGCGCCTCGGCCATAGTCCAGATCTGCTCTCAGGATATGGCGTCTCAGTATGCTATCGATACATCGCGCGTCATTCTCTCGGGCTTCTCAGCCGGCGGCAACCTCGCGCTCGCCAGCTGGGTCGCACTCCAAGACCCCGCCCGGTGGGGTTACGAATCGGTTTTACCTTCGCCGCCTCTGGAGATGGCCGGCCTAGCTCTCTTTTATCCTTTGCTAGACTGGACCATCGCCCGGGACACCAAACGGCAGCGCTGCGAACGTCCAGACCTAACACTCCCGAAAGGACTGACGGATTTGTTTGATGCGTCCTACATCTACCCACCCCTGCAGAGTAGCAAGCGGGACGACCCGCGTCTTTCCCCAGGTCTCATGTCAGATCGTATGCTTCAGCAGCTCCCACCCGTGCACTTTTGCCTGTGCGAGTATGACATGCTTCTCGCCGAGGGCCTGACGTTCACAGAGAGACTTAAGAGTCACGGTAGGATTGTCGAGACTCGTGTCGTCAAGGGCGAGAAGCACGCGTGGGACAAGCCGCCGCTGTGGGCGCCCAAGGAGAACGCGGCGGTCGAGTACGAGGCTGCGATTGAGTCGCTGAAGACCTGGGTTGGGTTGGATTAGCTAACTGGATTGTTCTGCGCCATATAGAATGTATATACCTATACATGTATATATCTCATGTCACTCGAGCAGTTTTTTAGATCTGAATGCGGACTTTACTGTTGACGGACTGGAGTGTGGCGATGGGGTTCAATCTCTATGAATTTGTTGCTGTTTTTAAACTTTTATTAAATGCTAATACTTTGCCTTGTTGATCACTTTTTATCCTTCCATCACGGCTATTTTTAGTGTTGTTCGTATTAGCTAAAGTTAAGGTACGCCACGAAACTACCGTGGTATGCATATTCTTTTCGCTTCCTCCCAACTATCGAGCCATGTTATGATTCCTTTCCATTGCCAGCGGAGCAGCCGTCGCTCAACGGGTCGATGCCATGAGCTTTACAGAGCTCGTGTTGGAGATCCAGACGGTCAAGTCTGGTCTGAACTTTCTTCGTCTTTGAAACCGGGCTTCTAGGAAACCCCGCCCCCTTTCCCATGAATGGCTGAACAGGTTGATGAGAAGCCATCCCAGGAGCCCGCTCTTGAGAAAACCCCGCGATGGACTCGACTGTTACactcgatttttttttcttttttttttttgaccgAAGTCGGTCTCGGAAATTTCTCAGACGAAAAACAAAGGGGTCCTATAGCGAAGAAAACCccaaacacggcaaaaaaaggCCCGCTTGGCGTGATCGTTGTATTCACGGAAGTCTGTGGCTGTAAAACCTCGAAACTCCCGACTTTTGTAATTCTTTTGTGTTTATTCTCCTCTTCTCTTTTGCTCTATCTGGACCGCAACCATGAGAGGAAGACCTGTATGCGAGATCCGCTGGGGTTTGATCAGTTTGCGTTCAGAGTAAAAGGGAGGCGGCGCCATGTTCTCCGGGTGACTCTGGGGGGGACGGGGTTGTGCCGGCGCCTGTTGTGGACGCGTGTTGGGTATCCAGCTCGAAAACCCGGAATCCAGCGGGTCGCAACAGAAAACAACCAGTCTATCGAGGTTTTCTCTTCAGTAGGAGGTCGACTTTGTTTTTGTCTGATTTATATAAAAAGTGACTTTTGGTTGTTTCAACATTCTTCGTCCGAAAAAGGAGGTACTCCTACTAGCGGGAGCAACTAGGTCAGGGTAGGCTTTCGCTCTGCACAGGCGCAGGGCTTGCCCAGCATCATCTGACCGAGCGGTATGGCCATCAAAACGAACAAAGTCAATGATCTCTCGGGTCAAATAAGCCCTTAAACAGGTTCGAATAGCTTTGCTGACTCCCTTCCAGTGGCAGAGGATGGGCCCGGAACAAGTCACGGAAGGTAAGTGATCCTTGTTGTTGCTCGGTCCAGTATCTCGCCAGTCTCGTGGGTACCGCAGCCGCTGTACAAAGGGAGGATGGGACGATCACAGTCTCTAGGAGAATGGTGTATCGCTCTATGTTTTGACCTTTTCTTATTGTATAGCCCATTCTATATACAGGCGGGTGTGACGGTGAGGCAGCATGTTCTCAATATTGTGCTTCGTATAACGAGGGTGAGCCCTGAGACTGCATTTCCAGCCCATCGACTCGAACTCCTTCAGCGAAGCTTTGGTATTATCACCGATATCCGAAGCGATCAGGGGTGAGCCCTGAGACTATGGTTAGTATAGGATCGCGGCGAAAAAAGGTGGTTTGCTCCGCTTACAATGGTTCGCATTTGCGATGGCCATTTCGGCAGTTCCAACACTTGGTTTTGCCGTTTTTGGCAAGCTCTCCCTCGAAGTCATAACATGCAGGCTCGCTAtgaatatatatatatatatatatatataatccCTCTGACCCTGGGTGCGGACTAGGCACGGAGTACAGATTGGCAGCCACGAAAAAGGCAAAGGCAAGCAGTTGAGCGGGTGGTGTGGTGGTAGTGGTGATGGGGACAACCTTCCCGCACTGCAGTCGCCTGTTGCGCCTCGGCAGTCGAGCAGAGAGCTGAGCAGGTAAAGAACAAGTATGTTTATATAACTGAGTATGCACTCAGATACCCGGTCGATCGCAGGTCTCCTCGATACATCCAAATATATCCGCTGCCAAAGAGCACCCAGGCGTAGGGGCCCAAGCAGAGTTGCGGCCTCGGACCTGGTTCAGTCGCACAAAGTATATGAGGCCCAGCCACGCTCTCATATTCTGCAGTATCTGCGAGGTCCTCGTACTCTCTTTCCCGTTGAGAAGCAGCTCTCTCGAGTTCAAGGCCCAGGGCTCATTTCAGATTGTCTGAGCTCTAGAGTGAGGAATCCATGATCTCGTCTTCCAGCCAACTTTCAAGGTCGCGGCCAAACGCGCCTGAAATGTGCGTGCAGCGGTGCAGCCTATCGCGTCGGACGAGCATATGTGCACATACATGCCCGTACTCACGCAGATATGTTTATGGTGATGATGGGCGGTCGAGTGACTTGAGAGCAATTCCTCGCAAAGTCTAAGGCTTTACCCCAGTGACAGCGGAAGAGAACATAATCCTGGCCGGTGGGCGAATTGAGGCATTGGCTCTCTCTCGTACTGGTCTCCTCTGAATACTAGTAATCAATCTCACACAAAGAGTCTGGTGCGAGACTCAATGCCCTGACAAGAGGTGCCCAGGTCACATCCCCCGCCTGATCGAGTGTCTATGACACTTTGCGCGAGGGAGCCTGTGGTCTGGGCCGCGACGAGGTGATTTGCGGCGCCCGCGATGGCGGAGGAGGCGAGTTGCTCGACATTCAGCTCTGCCACACATTCATGGCTGAACTGCGAGGTGGTGGCTTAGCACGAGATGGGGCCGCATGTGCCAACGATGCTTCTACTGAAAGGAAGCGGCCGCAAGTTGAACGAGAGTCAGAGCCTCCTCGGCAAAAACGAGGACTCGGAGCTTGTACCTCTGGGGTCTCATGGAAGTTGTCTCCAAAATGAGCAAAAGAGCCCCGTGCTTCGTTCTTGTGAGAAGTATATATAAAAGATCGTTCGTGGACTCGGTATTCGTCATCACATCTCCTCGGACTGCTTTGCAAGGCGGTCATCCTCGCCATGGTTCCTCCGCGGGAGGATGAGGAGAGTGTGAGGTACCGGTAACCTTGACCATCTACGTCGCCCATGGCTATGAGGCGGATGAGAGGGCACTCTTGTCAAAACCCACATGGACAGACCGAGCTGGACTCTTATCTTCGTGCCAGCTCCATCAACTCACAACCGCGACATGGGTTAGAAAACCAGTGTAGAGGTACGAATAATTTCCGAATTCAAGCTTGCCCCCCAGCTGATTGGCCTCGACTCGTTCGATCGGTGAGTGCATGCTGGGGTTCACGATGTCCAGCCCCTTTTCGTGCTCTCATACGCAAAAGAAAATGTATGTATACGAGTCCTGTAGCTCGCCTGAAAACAAGCCGCCTTCATCTCCCATGAGAATGAGGGTGCGGCCCTCTCGGTCAAATCAACAGCGAGGAGCTGGTATTCGCGATGGTGACCCCGTGGTTGAGTCCGCCGGGGTTAATGGAGTGTGAATGGTGTACTTTTATCACCACCAGGGACGCCTCTCGCGCACATCTTGATGTCAGATGTTGTTGTGCATGACGTGCTATATATAAatgtggaaaaaaagagcgaGATCTCCGATGACTGTTTCTTCCGCAGAGTGAGGCGCAAAAACACATGCATCCTTCTTTTGAGGCTGCTCGCCACTAGTCGGATTGATAGTACCACGGGGGACTGGTGTTGGTGAACAGACTTCAGGAGTTTGATCCCCTCCCATAGCTAGATACTACTCGTGCGTGACACATTCAATGTTGTCGATGAGCCCGTTTCAGGGCCAAGTGCCGTGCTTGCTGTGGCTTGTGTAGCCCATCATCAAGGCGTGGTAGATTATCGTCCAGTGGCACTGGACGAGGAACAAGTAGGCCAATGATACCAAACAATGGGTCAGAGGGACTTGGGCTTTGGAGGGGTTTCCCACCCATCTGGGGGAGGACTTCAACAGCTGCCCCCTCCTCGGTCGAGAAGTGAGGAGCTCCGTATCGATCCGGATTTGGCAATTAAACCGCTGCAAGGGGTGCTGTGACCCCTCGACGGGAATCTCCTTTCACAATTCCACCCAAAATTGCACTCACAGGTACTGACGCCCCGGTCGTCGATTGCATCTCAGTGAGAAACTCCGGCGTCGCAATCGGCGTGGCGACGGACTTGGAACGTCGTCCATAGATCCAAGGACTCCTTTGATTGCCATGCTTCTGTTCGAGCTTTTGCTTCGACGACTCTCGTCCATTCTCGACTCTTTCGCCAACAGCCCTGAAAAGCAGAGAAAACAAATTAGCTATTTATGTGCCGTCAAACACAAGAGAGTCGAGTCTGGCTGGCGGGTAAGCCATTGTACAAACCTGTGCATTTATATTTATGGCTCACTCGACATTTCCTCACATTGATATGGAGATCCTCCAGCCCGGTTGCGtcccaaaataaaaaaaggctgTGATCTAACACAGACTGGCCCCAATCCCCAATCAATTCAGCGCTGTCTGCTTTGAAAAACTTGATTGGTGAGGTTCTGTTGGCAACTTGTCTCCGGGGCTTGATGCTCATTTGAAGCGCAACCCCTAAAATTGTTTGTGGAATGGGCCCAGCGCGGTCGAGGCTATATCTGTGGGCATTGCCAGGCAACCCAGGGTCTGCGTGTCGGGGGCATGACCTCTCAACTCCTGCAAGGGGAGAGTTCCAGGGGAACTTggtaatatatatatatcgaTCATTTTATATAAACCACTCAGAAGCTGAAGCCATCTTGCTTGATGGTGATGGATGAAAGAGAGGCAAGAGACCAGAGCGTGAGGGAAATGATCACCCTTTTATAGAGTGAATCCGCATACCCACCAAATCACTCCTCCAAGATTGCTCAGTTGTTTGTCGGCTAGGTCGACATGACGTGGTTTTTGGATGATTAATATGCCCTATGCTATGAGTCTGACAGTCATCAACGTACCTCAAAACGTACCACAAACGTCCAGCATCAATCAGTACAAGCCACAACTATAATAGTTTGTCAGGGTCTAAACCCAACGGTTGCGTGGCCGCTGACATAATTTCTTGCCGATAATCTAATATTAGGTCTAGTTTGTTACAAGAATGCAATTCTAGCATCTCGAGCCCGTACCAAGGCCAAACGTCACAGAGTGATATGGAAAATAAGCAAGACATACAGAAAAGCACAAACAACGCTGTACCCAAGATGGACATGTGCTCATATTAACGTCCCTTCCACACCACCAAGACAAAGCAAAGTAAAGCCCAGTCTGTCGTCCTCATCGTAACAGTTTTATCAAACAGCCAATgagtaaaaaagaaaaaaaaacatctaAACAAGTCAAAGACGTAACCTTTAATACAACCAGCAGATGCCTCTTGAGCGTGGTCTAGGTCTACGCAGTAACTGCGATGTGCTCATGCCGCACGGAACAAAGGAAATAATGGCAAAGTATAGGCCACCCAAACTCCCTGGTGTGATAAGGCCACCACccgatgcaaaaaaaaagagaacgaAATTACCAAGCCATGTAAATCATAACAAAGGAAAGTTAGTATGCTCCGCAACCAGCCTCCGCATGCTTGAAGGCTGTGGAGAAGAACTCCTGCATAGCAATGTAGTGGAATACGATACCGCCCAGCACTGCCAAGTGCCAGAGGTTGTGGCTGCCTCCAAAGTAGTCGAAGCAGCCCGGGTACCACCTCTCGGGGATCTTGCTGGCGTAGATGAGTGCACCAAAGACGTAAACTGCGATGCTTTCGGCGATTGGTGTGTAGAACTCGTAGACGTAATCAGCACCACGGGTGAGGCTCAGCTGCAGTATGGGCAAGAAGCCAGTGGCGCCGAGGGAGACGTAGAAAGCCACTCGAGCCCAGGCCATGTCTGCACCGTTGAAGCGCGGGTGCCACGGCAGGATGACGCCGCCAATGCCAAGGATGGCCGTCAAGCTCATGTAGATCCAACGGCTCACTGGGTCGCAGTAGAAAGCCGTGTACTCGGTTGTCATGATGCTCGCAGCGATCAGCATCGATATACCAGTGTAGTCAACACAGGCCAACGAGCTGATGAGGTGCGCGTCCGCGATCGAGTTCATTGTGTGCCAGATCGTGCTGCAGACGAGACACTGGCATGCCGCAAAGAAGAAGACAGCCGCGATGAACACGTCCGTCTTGGTGCTGAGTGAAAAGTTGGGTGATGTCGGGTAGAAATAAAAGGCCACAGCCAGGACGAGGACAAGGCCCAGGGCATGCGACCAGATATTGACGAGTTCGTTGGAGATGCCAAACATGCCCGACTTGATACAAGCCAGCTTTGTCTCGCTGAAGCGGTACCCCTTGAGGATGTGCGGGTTGGTCCGCCACGGCATGGGAAGATCCTCGTACCGGATAAGACCATGTTTGCCGGCCCTGGCAACCGCCCGTTGGATATGATCCTCCAACGACTCTGCGGCCCACTTGGCCGCCGCAAAACCCTCGTCGACAACCTCCCTGGCACGACCGATACCCTCGTCCACAACTCTCCGGCCCTCGCCCATGAACGCACCAGCGGCATCAGCAGCGTTGGCTAGACTGCGCTCCCGGAACTTGGAGGCATGGTCCTCAAAGTCCGAAAGCATCGTGTCCAGCAGATCTATGCCGACACATGCTTTTTCATGCAGCGAGTCGGCCGCCGCAAGAGCATCCTGATATCTGGCCTCCAACGTCTCAACCATGATATGTACCCTCCGACGACCGGCGCCGATGACTTCCTCCGAGACATGAGAGCAGCCTGTCCGCACAGCCTGCAGTGTGTTGTAAGCCCTTGCGATGCTCGCGTCCAGGCTGATCTCGCCGTAGCTTTCGAGGAAATCCAAGCGCCTTTCGAGTTCCGTCAGGAATAAATCGACCTGAACATAGGAGCGCACAATTAGTATCTTGTCTAGTTGGGGGCCGTAAAAATTTTCTTTTcaggtaaaaaaaaatctgcGCACCTTGAGGAGAATGTGCTCCTCGCCATCCATAATGTGGTTGACGATGGATTTGCGCCTCTGCGGAAAGTACGACGAATGCCGCCGGCGTCTCCGAGGGCGAACATCATCGCTGCCCTCCCTGCCAGATGCTTGCGCTGAGGAGTAGTCGTCTTCATTGGCGGAGATCGGGGAAGGCGAAGCGCGGTTGAGTTGAGAGGTGCATAGTTCGCTTGGGGATAAGGCCATGGCGGGCGGTTGGAAGGCAGGCTAGCTAGCGTAGCTGCAGAAAGACGGTTCGGGTGGATGCCGTGTATCTctaaatatttatttgcgcTGTAGACGAAAAAGCCCCGCGCTGTCCGTTGTCGAAAATTTAGGACGATGAGCGGCACCAACAGACGGGATAATATGCACAAGAAATTGAAGGAGTGAATTGAACACAAGCAaggataaaaagaaaaaaaatagccaAACAACCCATGGGCTGGGCACGAAAGGGGGAATTGGATGGATGAGGCGTCGAAAAATCGCTTGTGGCCCTTTCACCCGAGGATGTAACTGATCAAAATCTCGGGATTCCAATGCGAATCGGGCAGTCAGGCCCACGCAGGTGGATAAGGTTGGGGTGCAGAGCGGTGGGAACTCGCTTGGCTTGCAGCCAGAAGCGCCAGTAACTCAACAAAGGGTTGAAGCGGCGAAGGCGATAATTGGTCGGAAAGTTGATGTGGGGTTTATGCCGGACGAACCCCTCAGACCAAGACAGGGCCCTGAAAACGATTTATGATGGAATGACAAGTCGTCGGAGAGGCGGCGGAAATATGTACGCCGCAACAATTGGCAGTCTTGGAGACTTGAGCACGTACTTGTACTATTATCCGAAGAACGTCAAGCCCAAGTAGACAGACAGATCATCCCGAGCAAGCCGAGTTATCGTCCACCCACACGGAAACTAGGAGTTTTCACGCAGCAATCAAATCGGAACGGCGCAGCAAGTAAAAAGGTCAAACATGCCCCGTGAAGCAAAGCGCGTTAGACATTGGTCAATGTTTGTACCTAAATAGAGCGACAGACAGAGCGAAAGTCAATGCGAAGTACTGGCCTGTGACTGTGCTGAGCATGTTTTATATGCGAGCTCGTCTAGACGATAGCTGCCATATTAATAGTCTCGGAGCACAATTGAGCTAGTACCTTGCGAAATTAGCAACTAAGAAAAAAGCCTGTATGGACTATGTTAGCGCGGTGATGGAAGCTGCCTTTACTTTTCTTCCGACACAGCCAGCGAAGGCGCTTCAAGGAGATTGTCTAGAATAGCCAAATGACCAGAAAGAAGATCGAGACAAGCGAGGGAATATGATATAGAACCCTACTAAGCAAGGTTGCATCGTCTGGCCCATCATTTACAGCATAACATAGTATGCATTATCGGACTTGACTCATGTCTTCAGTCGGAGATCTCGAGCATGCATATTGCTTGCTGATACTCGTTGGGCAGGCAACCGAATAAAAAGGTTTGCAACAAATTTATTATGCTAAGGCGATCTGTCAAGCCCAATCTACTCGTACTTCGTAATTCCCCAGGGGCTTTTTCGGGTGGAGCGGATGTGGCGACACTGACAAACAAGCTAACCTGGCTTACGTGGTACAGGCCGGCGGTACTTCCAGGGCCCGTGCGCTTATCGCCTTGCTTATCGGCAGACACTCGTCTTGTCTCCAGCGGGAGAGACGCGCTCAACGCGGTCGGGTAGCACACGCAAGGCTGAAAGGAGCTGCAGAGGATCTCGTTTGGTATTTCTGGGGAAGCACAGCACAGATCTTCCTCAAGCAGCAGACACCTGAAACTGCAGAAATCTGATCCATCCCCGCCGAGCCGCACCAGTAGCAAACCACACGTCCTGCGTTGCTTCACCTCATCTTTCCAAACCTTTTCCTACATAGGACGCCGACGTCGCGGCGATGGACGACATAGTGACGGATCAGAACCTGCGCTCCGTCTTGCAGATCTCGCAGGACGCGCGCGATCAGGCCCTTGCCCTCGTCGATCTCAtcgcccagcagcagcagcagcagcagcagaacggggccggcgacgatggcgccgcgcacgtcgcgctggccaagCTGCAAAAGCAACTCATGACGAACCTGTCGCATCTGCGTGGTTTACACCGCGCCGCATTCATTGCGGCCCGGGACACCAAGGCGATGACGGCCGAGAAGCGGCAGGAGGTTGATACGCTGCACCTGCAGCTGCAGAACCTGTACTACGAGCAGAGGCATCTTGAGGGGGAGATTGCGGCTTGCGAGGGTTACGAGTAAGCTCTAGGGAATTCCTAATGGTTTTTGGAAAGATACGGGATATGTACGCGGCTCGGATGGCTAACTACCCATCATGAACAACTCAGTCACAAGTACCGCGAGCTCCCCCTCATACCCGTTGAGGAGTTCTTAGCATTAAAGCCAGAACTGGCAGACCGCGACGAGAACGAACTCATGGTCGCGAGGATAGAGCATGAACGTTCAGAGCGACAGGAGATGGAGAATCAGAGGCAGGACATGCTCAAGCGCAAGGCCACACTGATTGCGGAGAACAAGAAGAGCAAGGAGAAGCTAGCAAACTTGGACCAGGAACTGGAAAAGTTCATTGATGTGAGTCTGACCAACGGTTTATTCACGTGCAACTTGAGGCTCAAGGCCTATACTGACTTTCGGGCTTGCTACTTGTTGTCCAGGCTGCGAAACCTATCGAGAAGATCTTTGAGAATGTCAATTGATCTATCGAAGAGGCACATCTTACTGAATCAATCTCTGAGCTGGCACCGACGCACTTCGATTGTTCTACGTTGTGCCCCAGCAAGCGAGCGTGACACCTCTTTGTATGTGGGCGCTTATGATACCAATGATACCAATGATACCCCAAAAAGTGAAATCACCGAGGCTGTCCCGTCCGGATTCGATAGCGGATCAGGCTAGGGCAAGCTCGAAATCCATCACAGGGTCGCTGTGCAGCTACGGAGCCTAGAAAAAAATCGACGGTCCCGTATGCCAGCGAAACCCATCCAACTGCCTATGAAGCAAGACTTTATGGTGAGCTTTGGCCAACATGAAAATGGCGGCGAGAGGTGGCTGGGTGATATATCACGCATTGGAACCAACCAGTCAATGACGCTCATGCACGCACTCTTCCTGGCCTTGTGGGCTTGTGGGAATAGTATGGGGATGGTATGGTACCCTTACCGGTTAGTGCTCTCACCGCCGGCATACGTCCTTCTTTTAAGGTCGCAGTAGTACCGGAGCCACGCGGATGTGCGGCGGTCAATGACATGCTCATCGCAGCAACAATTGCCGGAGATAGTCGGGTCGTTCTACCGTAGTCTACAGAACGGGTTCCAAACGAACACATACCTTGTACGGCCATAAACTAACATATTACACTTTACCAAGTATGCAAAAGAGATCAGCAGG
The Pyricularia oryzae 70-15 chromosome 1, whole genome shotgun sequence DNA segment above includes these coding regions:
- a CDS encoding ssgprc1, translating into MALSPSELCTSQLNRASPSPISANEDDYSSAQASGREGSDDVRPRRRRRHSSYFPQRRKSIVNHIMDGEEHILLKVDLFLTELERRLDFLESYGEISLDASIARAYNTLQAVRTGCSHVSEEVIGAGRRRVHIMVETLEARYQDALAAADSLHEKACVGIDLLDTMLSDFEDHASKFRERSLANAADAAGAFMGEGRRVVDEGIGRAREVVDEGFAAAKWAAESLEDHIQRAVARAGKHGLIRYEDLPMPWRTNPHILKGYRFSETKLACIKSGMFGISNELVNIWSHALGLVLVLAVAFYFYPTSPNFSLSTKTDVFIAAVFFFAACQCLVCSTIWHTMNSIADAHLISSLACVDYTGISMLIAASIMTTEYTAFYCDPVSRWIYMSLTAILGIGGVILPWHPRFNGADMAWARVAFYVSLGATGFLPILQLSLTRGADYVYEFYTPIAESIAVYVFGALIYASKIPERWYPGCFDYFGGSHNLWHLAVLGGIVFHYIAMQEFFSTAFKHAEAGCGAY